Proteins encoded in a region of the Megalops cyprinoides isolate fMegCyp1 chromosome 3, fMegCyp1.pri, whole genome shotgun sequence genome:
- the asb12a gene encoding ankyrin repeat and SOCS box protein 12a, translating into MFQTKREDDGDSGESRQLNQAVYKDDDKLLSELLSQERYRRFINARSGWGIPGTPLRMAASRGHLKCLEVLLAHGAEVDSLDVKAQTPLFTAVSGKYLSCVLALLKAGANPNGSVYNNCSPVLTAAREGDVEILKELLRHGAEVNARSKVLLWASNASVSSGPLYLSAVYGHLDCFKVLLLYGADPNYNCTDEKLFRRIKQPKTVLEMCLRHGCGVEYIQLLIDFGANVYLPTLIIDKTTKQNEAVELLLKERGCPKSLMSQCRLAIRTHLRNINRMHCIDDLEMPPVLKNFLKYRTAPTRSLTF; encoded by the exons ATGTTCCAGACTAAACGTGAGGACGACGGGGACAGCGGTGAAAGCCGACAACTCAACCAGGCAGTGTATAAAGACGATGACAAACTCCTGTCAGAGCTGCTCTCCCAGGAAAGGTACAGAAGGTTTATCAACGCCAGGAGCGGCTGGGGTATTCCAGGCACCCCTCTCCGGATGGCGGCATCTAGGGGCCACCTCAAGTGTCTGGAAGTCCTCCTGGCCCACGGTGCTGAGGTTGACAGCCTGGACGTGAAGGCCCAGACTCCCCTCTTCACGGCCGTCAGCGGAAAGTATCTCAGCTGTGTCTTGGCTCTGCTCAAGGCAGGAGCCAACCCCAACGGCAGTGTGTACAACAACTGCTCTCCTGTCCTCACTGCGGCTCGGGAGGGCGATGTGGAGATCTTGAAGGAGCTCCTGCGGCACGGCGCAGAGGTCAACGCCAGGTCCAAAGTTCTGCTGTGGGCTTCAAACGCGTCTGTCTCCAGTGGTCCCCTCTATCTTTCTGCAGTTTATGGGCACTTGGATTGCTTTAAGGTCCTGCTCCTGTACGGGGCTGACCCAAATTACAACTGCACAGATGAGAAGCTCTTCAGGAGGATCAAGCAGCCTAAAACAGTGTTGGAGATGTGCCTCAGACACGGCTGTGGAGTAGAGTACATCCAGCTCTTGATAGACTTTGGGGCAAATGTTTACCTCCCCACTCTCATTATAGACAAAACTACAAAGCAGAATGAAGCAGTGGAGCTGTTACTGAAGGAGAGAG GTTGTCCAAAATCACTGATGTCGCAGTGTCGGCTTGCTATTCGAACACACCTGAGAAATATCAACAGGATGCATTGCATTGACGATCTGGAAATGCCACCAGTCCTGAAGAACTTCTTAAAATATCGGACAGCACCGACAAGGAGCTTAACATTCTGA